GCTCGGTTATGCTGCTTATTGGCGATTTTTCAGCATCTGACTATTGCTAATTCGCAATAGAACAAACACAATAGAATGTTAAATATTGATAATTCGCCGACGCCGTCGTGCGAATTGCTCAATTGCAGCTTTTTCTATTTTGTTTTCCGTAAAGGTCAGTCGTCGATGTCTCAATCTGCATTAAGTTGGTTTGCCAAAGAACGCACCGTGGCCGGTGCCAATTTCAACCGTTGGTTGGTGCCGCCGGCGGCACTGGCAATTCATTTATGTATCGGCATGGCCTATGGCTTTTCGGTATTTTGGTTGCCCTTATCGCGCGCGCTGGGTATCAGCAGCCCCTTGGCGTGTCCGCAAGAGATGGGTTTGCTGGCCGAATTATTCACCAGTCAATGTGACTGGAAAATTTCCACACTGACCTGGATTTATACCTTATTTTTTGTCTTCCTCGGCAGTTCGGCCGCCCTGTTTGGTAAATGGCTGGAACGGGTCGGTCCGCGCCGCGCCGCGTTTGCCTCGATGTTGTGCTGGTGTGGTGGTTTGGTGATCGCCGCCGCCGGCATCTACCTGCATCAAATGTGGTTGATGTGGTTGGGGGCCGGCGTGATCGGCGGCATAGGCTTAGGGCTAGGTTACATTTCGCCGGTATCGACTCTGATCAAATGGTTTCCTGATCGTCGCGGCATGGCCACCGGCATGGCGATCATGGGTTTCGGCGGCGGTGCCATGGTTGGCGCACCCTTGGCCGATTATCTGATGCGCTTTTTCGCGGATCAAAGCGGGGTAGGGGTGTGGCAAACTTTTCTGTGCATGGCGCTGATCTACTGCGTCTTCATGACCGCCGGTGCCTTCGGCTATCGCGTGCCAGCGACTGGTTGGAAGCCGGTCACTGCGGCAGGTGCTACGCCAGCGGCATCGAATAAAATGATTACCCAGCGTCATGTCCATCTGGAGCAAGCCTGGAAAACGCCACAATTCTGGCTGATCTGGGCCGTCTTGTGCCTCAATGTTTCGGCCGGCATCGGCATTCTCGGCATGGCTTCGCCTTTGCTGCAGGAAATTTTCGGGGGTAAATTACTGGGCGTCGATCTGACGTTCAATCAACTCTCGATTGCGCAGAAAGCCCAGATCGCCACCATCGCCGCCGGCTTCACCGGCTTGCTCTCACTGTTTAATATCGGTGGCCGCTTCTTTTGGGCGACGTGCTCTGATTACATCGGCCGTAAAGCCACGTATTTCATCTTCTTCGTCTTGGGCTTCGTACTCTATGCTGCCATTCCGAGTACCGGCAAGAGCGGCAGCCTGGCCTTGTTCGTGTTATTTTTCTGTATTATCTTATCGATGTACGGCGGTGGCTTTGCTACCGTGCCGGCATATTTGGCTGACATGTTCGGCTCCCAGATGGTCGGTGCGATTCATGGCCGTTTGTTGACAGCTTGGGCCACCGCCGGTGTGCTCGGTCCTTTGCTGGTAAGCTATTTGCGTGAGTATCAATTGGCCCACGGCGTCGCTAAGGCCGAGGCTTACGACATCACCATGTACATCTTGGCCGCCATGCTGGCGCTGGGCTGTGTCTGTAACTTTTTTGTGCGGCCGGTGGCGGAAGATAAATTCATGAGTGAGACTGAACTCATGAATGAGCGTGGTCTGGCGCACGAACGCAATGCCGCCCCAGTCGCGGCGACAGCGCCGGCCGGCGCAGCGAGCGGTTTGTTCAGTGTGGTCTTGGCTTGGGGTGCCGTTGGCATTCCTATGGCTTGCGGTATTTTCTTGACCTTGCAAAAAGCGCTGATTTTATTTAAATAAGCGGGCGCGGTAAAACAACTTGTCAGATTTTTGAAGAAGCAGTTGGCGCAGTTCGCTGCTGCAACTGCGCTGAGTAAGCATGTACAGAGGCGGTCATGAGTAAAAAGGTAGTCCAGGTTTACAATCGTCCGGCCGGCGGCTGGGGCGCGCTTAAAAGCGTGGCGCAACAAATTTTTGAGCAAGGCATACCGGGCAAGGGTGCACGTACCCTGTTGTCGGCCAATCAGCCCGATGGCTTTGATTGTCCTGGCTGCGCCTGGCCCGATGCCGATCACACCTCGACCTTCGAGTTTTGCGAAAACGGTGCCAAAGCGGTGGCGGCAGAATCGACGGCGCGGCGTGCTACTGCCGATTTCATCGCTGGTTTTACAGTAGCGCAATTGTCGGAACAAAGTGATCACTGGCTAGAGGCACAGGGGCGCTTGACCCAGCCGCTGCAATACGACCGCCAGAGCGATAGCTATCAAGTGATTTCCTGGCCGGCCGCATTCGAGCTGATGGCCATGCACCTGCATGCCTTGCCGTCGCCGCATGATGCGATTTTTTATACTTCTGGTCGCACCAGTAATGAAGCGGCTTTTCTGTACCAATTATTCGTGCGTGAATTCGGTACCAATAATTTTCCCGATTGTTCCAATATGTGCCATGAGCCATCCGGCTTGGCCATGCGCAGCGCGATCGGCACTGGCAAGGGCACGGTACTGCTCGATGATTTTCAAAAGACCGATGCCATTTTCATCTTTGGTCAGAATCCTGGTACCAATCATCCGCGTATGCTGGGTGAATTGCGCGCGGCATCCAAACGCGGTGCCGCCATCGTCGCCTTTAATCCGCTGCGCGAGCGCGGCTTGGAGAAATTTCAAAACCCGCAAGATTTAAGCGAAATGCTGGGCGGGCGGGCGACCGCGATTTCCTCTCAGTATATGCAACTCAAAATCGGCGGCGATCTGGCTGCCGTCAAAGGCATCATCAAAGCTGTGCTGGAAGCCGATCTGCTGGCCCAGGCTAAAGGCACGCCACGCTTGCTTGATCTGGACTTCATCGCCGAGCACACTGCGCATTTCGAGGTGTTTGCCGCCGATGTGTTGGCCGAACCGTGGTCGGTGATTTGTACTGAGGCCGGGCTGGAACGCAGCGAGATCGAGATGGCGGCGCAGACTTATCTGCGCGCCGGCAGTGTGATCGCCTGCTGGGGCATGGGCATCACCCAGCACAAGCATTCGGTAGCGACGATACAGATGATTATCAACTTGCTGCTGTTGCGCGGCAATATAGGTCGGCCCGGCGCCGGGGTCTGCCCGGTGCGGGGGCACAGCAATGTGCAGGGCGACCGCACTATGGGTATCAATGAACAACCGAGTGCGGCGTTTTTGGCGCGTTTGGGCGAAGTGTTCGATTTCACGCCGCCACAGCAAGCCGGCTTTGATACGGTGGCGGCGATCCACGCCATGCTGGCGGCACCGAATAAAGTATTTTTTGCCATGGGCGGCAACTTTGCCAGCGCCACACCCGATACCGAACTCACCCATCGCGCCTTGCGTCAGTGTGCGTTGACTGTGCATGTCACCACTAAACTCAACCGCAGTCATCTCGTTTGCGGGCGCGAAGCGCTGATTCTGCCTTGCCTCGGACGCACCGAAATCGATATCCAAGCCAGTGGCCCGCAGTCGGTCACGGTGGAAGATTCGATGAGCATGGTCCATCTGTCGGCCGGCATCAATGCCCCAGCTTCCCCGCATTTGCTATCGGAAACCATGATCGTGGCGCGCTTGGCGCACGCGGTGCTGCAGGGCCGTAGTAAAACCGATTGGCTGGCGCTGGCGGCTGATTATGATTTGATACGCGATAAAATCGCCGCCGTTTTCGATGATTTCGCCGACTTCAATGCCCGCGTTAAAGTACCGGGCGGCTTTCATTTGCGCAATCGTGCGGCCGAACGAATTTGGCAAACTGACAATGGCAAAGCCAGCTTCCATGCCCACGCCGTACCGACTGATTTGCCGATCCATCAAGCGCGCCGCACACACAGCGGTCCGGTATTCAATCTGGCGACCATGCGCTCGCATGACCAATACAACACCACCATTTACGGTTTGAACGACCGCTATCGCGGCGTCTTCGGTGAGCGTCGGGTCGTCTTCATTAATCAACTCGATATCGATGCACTGGGCCGTACTGCCGGTGATTGGATCGACCTCGAGAGTGTGGCAGACGATGGCGTGCGCCGCCAAGTTCAACGCTTCATGCTGGTGGCGTATCCGATTCCACGCGGCTGTTTGGCGGCGTATTTCCCCGAAACCAACGGTCTGGTGGCGCTCGACAGTTATGCCGACGGTGCCCGTAC
The sequence above is drawn from the Undibacterium sp. CCC3.4 genome and encodes:
- a CDS encoding OFA family MFS transporter; the protein is MSQSALSWFAKERTVAGANFNRWLVPPAALAIHLCIGMAYGFSVFWLPLSRALGISSPLACPQEMGLLAELFTSQCDWKISTLTWIYTLFFVFLGSSAALFGKWLERVGPRRAAFASMLCWCGGLVIAAAGIYLHQMWLMWLGAGVIGGIGLGLGYISPVSTLIKWFPDRRGMATGMAIMGFGGGAMVGAPLADYLMRFFADQSGVGVWQTFLCMALIYCVFMTAGAFGYRVPATGWKPVTAAGATPAASNKMITQRHVHLEQAWKTPQFWLIWAVLCLNVSAGIGILGMASPLLQEIFGGKLLGVDLTFNQLSIAQKAQIATIAAGFTGLLSLFNIGGRFFWATCSDYIGRKATYFIFFVLGFVLYAAIPSTGKSGSLALFVLFFCIILSMYGGGFATVPAYLADMFGSQMVGAIHGRLLTAWATAGVLGPLLVSYLREYQLAHGVAKAEAYDITMYILAAMLALGCVCNFFVRPVAEDKFMSETELMNERGLAHERNAAPVAATAPAGAASGLFSVVLAWGAVGIPMACGIFLTLQKALILFK
- a CDS encoding FdhF/YdeP family oxidoreductase; translation: MSKKVVQVYNRPAGGWGALKSVAQQIFEQGIPGKGARTLLSANQPDGFDCPGCAWPDADHTSTFEFCENGAKAVAAESTARRATADFIAGFTVAQLSEQSDHWLEAQGRLTQPLQYDRQSDSYQVISWPAAFELMAMHLHALPSPHDAIFYTSGRTSNEAAFLYQLFVREFGTNNFPDCSNMCHEPSGLAMRSAIGTGKGTVLLDDFQKTDAIFIFGQNPGTNHPRMLGELRAASKRGAAIVAFNPLRERGLEKFQNPQDLSEMLGGRATAISSQYMQLKIGGDLAAVKGIIKAVLEADLLAQAKGTPRLLDLDFIAEHTAHFEVFAADVLAEPWSVICTEAGLERSEIEMAAQTYLRAGSVIACWGMGITQHKHSVATIQMIINLLLLRGNIGRPGAGVCPVRGHSNVQGDRTMGINEQPSAAFLARLGEVFDFTPPQQAGFDTVAAIHAMLAAPNKVFFAMGGNFASATPDTELTHRALRQCALTVHVTTKLNRSHLVCGREALILPCLGRTEIDIQASGPQSVTVEDSMSMVHLSAGINAPASPHLLSETMIVARLAHAVLQGRSKTDWLALAADYDLIRDKIAAVFDDFADFNARVKVPGGFHLRNRAAERIWQTDNGKASFHAHAVPTDLPIHQARRTHSGPVFNLATMRSHDQYNTTIYGLNDRYRGVFGERRVVFINQLDIDALGRTAGDWIDLESVADDGVRRQVQRFMLVAYPIPRGCLAAYFPETNGLVALDSYADGARTPTSKSIPVLITPHLPKASIPAD